A region from the bacterium genome encodes:
- a CDS encoding sensor histidine kinase, translating to MVPSLVFYFSSAKILTKMVGANLKGISERFSNNFHLVIANNIEHVEDLACNPFLVYFTQKANEKNTAGNQENTSKAIQDIDTKWINGSLPQDFIDNILKNSLSILLRDNINYQANYMEIFVTDKRGVVIAATNKTSDYYQADETWWQKAYNSGNGENYIDKIGFDSSANLYSLDICLPIRDKKDNNVIGIIKAVSDIKKVIYPAFSEKIGETGRAGLISSDGTTIFGRDGFMVKVFNKEITDKIKHEKDFFVDYCPRTKEKMIFAAAPVTQKEFSIGDNMYVVISQNLSEAVKPVKQLIMIIFIVGFMTWIVVIYFVRLFLTRLVNVINIINEGMRAIESSKITIAHPSNARDELENLTMTFNSMVQAIKERDKLKVDKSELETISKELIDKNVELGEFIYSISHDLRAPVVSISGYSSILLEEYADRLDDEGKKYLKRISENTAFMEQLIHDLIDLSRAERINFVFQDVDVSEILEAVSSQFSEEIRKKKINFVVKSRLKKIYADKIKIIQVFNNLIGNAIKYIDTDKAPYIEIGGEMDGDFYKFYIKDNGIGISKANQSKIFKLFYRVEGTGISGTGVGLNIVKKIVERHQGKIWVESELGKGSTFYFTLYKSLCDINEKNDKI from the coding sequence TTGGTACCAAGTTTGGTCTTTTATTTTTCTTCCGCTAAAATCCTGACTAAAATGGTGGGTGCGAATCTAAAGGGGATTTCAGAACGGTTTTCCAATAATTTCCATTTGGTTATTGCAAATAATATAGAACATGTGGAAGATCTGGCCTGCAATCCTTTCCTGGTTTATTTCACACAAAAAGCCAATGAAAAAAATACCGCCGGAAATCAAGAAAACACAAGCAAGGCAATTCAGGATATAGATACAAAGTGGATAAACGGAAGTTTACCGCAGGATTTTATCGATAATATTTTGAAAAATTCCTTAAGTATTTTGCTGAGAGATAACATAAATTACCAGGCAAATTATATGGAAATTTTTGTTACAGATAAAAGGGGCGTTGTTATCGCGGCAACGAACAAGACGTCTGATTATTATCAAGCCGATGAGACATGGTGGCAAAAAGCGTATAACAGCGGCAATGGTGAAAATTATATTGATAAAATCGGGTTTGACAGCAGTGCGAACTTATATTCTTTGGATATATGCCTTCCAATAAGGGATAAGAAAGATAATAATGTAATCGGAATAATAAAAGCGGTTTCTGATATTAAAAAGGTCATATATCCGGCTTTTTCCGAAAAGATAGGTGAGACGGGCAGGGCGGGACTTATTTCTTCGGATGGTACAACCATATTTGGCAGGGACGGTTTCATGGTCAAAGTATTCAATAAGGAAATAACAGACAAAATTAAGCATGAAAAAGATTTTTTTGTTGATTACTGTCCCCGGACCAAAGAGAAAATGATTTTTGCCGCTGCGCCTGTTACCCAAAAGGAATTTTCAATCGGTGATAATATGTATGTTGTAATCAGCCAGAATTTAAGCGAGGCTGTTAAACCGGTAAAACAATTAATAATGATTATTTTTATTGTCGGATTTATGACATGGATAGTCGTTATTTATTTTGTGAGATTGTTTTTAACCAGGCTTGTGAATGTTATAAATATTATTAATGAAGGCATGAGGGCGATTGAATCCAGTAAAATTACTATTGCCCATCCCTCAAATGCGAGGGATGAACTTGAAAATCTGACTATGACCTTTAATAGTATGGTGCAGGCTATTAAGGAAAGAGATAAATTAAAAGTAGATAAATCAGAATTGGAAACAATTTCAAAGGAACTCATTGATAAAAATGTTGAATTGGGGGAATTTATTTATTCCATTTCTCATGATTTAAGGGCGCCCGTGGTTTCAATAAGCGGATACTCTTCAATTCTTTTGGAGGAATACGCTGACAGATTAGATGACGAAGGGAAAAAATATTTGAAGAGGATAAGTGAAAATACGGCGTTTATGGAACAATTAATTCATGATCTGATTGATTTATCCCGTGCAGAAAGGATTAATTTTGTTTTCCAGGACGTTGACGTATCGGAAATATTAGAAGCTGTTTCCTCGCAATTCAGCGAAGAAATCAGAAAAAAGAAGATTAATTTTGTCGTTAAATCCAGGCTGAAAAAGATTTATGCCGATAAAATAAAAATTATACAGGTATTTAATAATCTTATCGGCAATGCCATAAAATATATAGATACTGACAAGGCTCCGTATATTGAGATTGGAGGAGAAATGGACGGGGATTTCTATAAATTTTATATCAAGGACAATGGTATCGGAATCTCAAAGGCGAATCAATCCAAAATATTCAAGCTTTTTTACCGCGTGGAGGGAACGGGTATTTCAGGGACAGGCGTTGGTTTGAATATTGTCAAGAAAATTGTTGAAAGACACCAGGGAAAAATCTGGGTTGAATCTGAGCTTGGCAAAGGATCAACTTTTTATTTTACCTTGTATAAATCACTCTGTGATATTAACGAAAAAAATGATAAAATTTAA
- a CDS encoding response regulator has product MNLIEILLVEDNPDHITLILHALKDNKVVNNIHVAEDGELAMDYLYHRGKFNDTKKFPAPNLILLDVKLPKLDGFEVLKAVKGDPALKKIPVVMLTTSDKDEEIIRGYSEGANSYVTKPVDFNEFQKKIKNLDMYWALVSELPT; this is encoded by the coding sequence ATGAATTTGATCGAAATTTTGCTTGTAGAGGATAATCCTGACCATATTACTTTGATTTTGCATGCCTTGAAGGATAATAAAGTGGTGAACAATATTCATGTGGCTGAGGATGGAGAATTGGCCATGGATTATCTTTATCACAGGGGTAAATTTAATGATACAAAAAAGTTCCCGGCGCCAAACCTGATTCTTTTGGATGTTAAACTGCCCAAGCTCGACGGATTTGAGGTCTTAAAAGCTGTAAAGGGCGACCCCGCATTAAAAAAGATACCGGTTGTTATGCTGACTACCTCGGATAAGGATGAAGAAATTATCCGAGGTTATAGCGAAGGAGCCAACAGCTACGTTACCAAACCCGTTGATTTTAATGAATTCCAGAAAAAAATAAAAAATCTTGATATGTATTGGGCGCTGGTGAGCGAATTACCTACTTGA
- a CDS encoding carboxypeptidase-like regulatory domain-containing protein, with translation MAKTGKLISILILAANLLGCIRKIPDEIRKTGIEGRIVHYDQLLESAYVYAYQDSDFTKPPLFVSGPSSDNGRYDFEIPAGKYFIAAKKDNIYFSYFGGNPIMVRNNEYSWVGLNCIKTEIDDLKAYENSNKEETVLKGRVTYQDNPLENAYVYLYLEDKTDFKGMGFQTSLPTDKDGRFKFTNLPEGKYYLYARKRNIPGPSGPVQIGDYSGYFHLNPVDVRWGVTSEVNIKCIVRAGEIGKEVLSIGSGNIIIRGKILDSKGRPVKGIYAFLYKTPVIGHERPAYISNVTDESGIYEIRLKTSGKYYLGARQIFGDSPRPGELYGLYDNTPDHSVTTKEGEIIKGLVIIVNPILNQ, from the coding sequence ATGGCAAAAACAGGTAAACTTATTTCTATTTTGATTTTAGCTGCAAATCTTTTAGGTTGTATAAGAAAAATCCCTGATGAGATCAGGAAAACAGGTATCGAGGGACGTATAGTACATTATGACCAGTTATTGGAAAGCGCTTACGTTTACGCCTATCAGGATTCGGATTTCACTAAACCGCCTTTATTTGTTTCCGGCCCAAGCAGTGACAACGGCCGCTATGATTTTGAAATACCGGCAGGGAAATACTTTATCGCGGCTAAAAAAGATAACATTTATTTCAGCTATTTTGGAGGAAACCCGATAATGGTCAGAAATAATGAATACTCGTGGGTCGGCCTGAATTGCATAAAAACGGAAATTGACGATTTAAAAGCTTATGAAAATTCCAATAAAGAGGAGACGGTTTTAAAAGGCCGAGTCACATACCAGGACAATCCGCTTGAAAATGCGTATGTTTATTTATATCTTGAGGACAAAACAGATTTTAAAGGAATGGGATTCCAGACATCGCTTCCGACGGATAAAGATGGAAGATTTAAATTTACTAATTTACCGGAAGGCAAATATTATCTTTACGCAAGAAAAAGAAACATTCCCGGGCCCTCCGGTCCGGTCCAGATAGGGGATTATTCGGGATATTTTCATTTAAACCCGGTTGATGTCCGGTGGGGGGTAACAAGTGAGGTTAATATAAAATGCATTGTCCGTGCCGGGGAAATAGGAAAAGAAGTCCTTTCAATAGGAAGCGGCAATATAATTATCCGCGGGAAAATCCTTGATTCAAAAGGCCGGCCGGTTAAAGGAATATACGCTTTTTTATATAAAACGCCTGTTATTGGCCATGAACGGCCGGCATATATTTCTAATGTCACGGATGAGTCTGGTATCTATGAGATTCGTTTAAAAACCAGCGGGAAATATTATCTGGGAGCCAGGCAGATATTCGGTGATTCGCCCCGTCCGGGCGAACTTTATGGCCTTTATGATAACACGCCGGACCATTCAGTTACAACAAAAGAAGGGGAAATTATTAAAGGGCTTGTCATTATTGTAAATCCAATCCTGAATCAATGA
- a CDS encoding 4Fe-4S binding protein, with protein sequence MKWRRRAVQIFIFVFFVFLFLETTYQGKDILSYPVNIFLRLDPLIALGTMISVRKFIEGFGGAFLILFATVILGRFFCGWVCPLGTFLDVFSTVFFRKKRFFYKEKQNYQKYRWKYYILIFLLVTSVFSIQSVFLLDPISLITRSFTITVYPAFNFLFSRWSFFLPASVKKSVFLDAQPVFLLNIFITVFFIIILFLENFGKRFWCRNLCPLGAMLGLVSRFPLFRRVVGEGCNDCGLCGKNCKMNAVRDDFKNNLSFECIDCFTCADACPAEEVNFVFSPDINSRQKFDLSRRHVLFSVFGGVLSVPIIKNIYLQKDELFKAGNDYLIRPPGAVTETEFLNRCIRCGKCMRVCLGNALHPALIEAGLEGLWSPMLVPRLGYCEYNCTLCGQVCPTQAIKELTLDEKKKNIIGLAHFDKNRCIPYARRTNCMVCEEHCPTSPKAIVFEETKELTREGYPIKLPRVVEDKCIGCGICQNKCPVQGKGAIIVTREKGMKSGD encoded by the coding sequence ATGAAATGGCGGCGCAGGGCTGTCCAGATTTTTATTTTTGTTTTTTTTGTGTTTCTTTTCCTGGAAACCACATATCAGGGAAAGGATATTCTTAGTTATCCCGTTAATATTTTTTTGCGGCTTGACCCTTTAATTGCGCTTGGCACTATGATTTCCGTACGGAAATTTATAGAAGGTTTTGGTGGGGCATTTTTGATTCTGTTTGCAACTGTTATTCTTGGCCGTTTTTTTTGCGGATGGGTATGCCCCTTAGGGACATTTTTAGATGTTTTTTCAACTGTATTTTTCAGAAAAAAGAGATTTTTTTATAAAGAAAAACAAAATTATCAAAAATACCGCTGGAAATATTATATATTAATTTTTCTTTTGGTTACATCGGTCTTCAGCATTCAGTCTGTTTTTCTGCTTGACCCTATAAGCCTTATCACAAGAAGTTTTACGATAACTGTTTATCCTGCCTTTAATTTTTTATTTTCACGCTGGAGTTTTTTCCTGCCCGCGTCCGTTAAAAAATCGGTTTTTCTTGATGCGCAACCTGTTTTTCTTTTAAATATTTTTATAACTGTTTTTTTTATTATTATACTGTTCCTGGAAAATTTCGGGAAGCGTTTCTGGTGCCGGAATTTATGCCCCCTGGGAGCAATGCTTGGTTTAGTTTCAAGATTTCCATTGTTCAGGCGCGTTGTGGGAGAAGGCTGTAATGACTGCGGGCTGTGCGGGAAGAATTGTAAAATGAACGCTGTGAGGGACGATTTTAAAAACAACCTCTCCTTCGAATGTATTGACTGCTTTACCTGCGCGGACGCATGCCCTGCGGAAGAAGTCAATTTCGTATTCTCACCGGATATTAATTCGAGGCAAAAATTCGATTTATCCAGGCGTCACGTGTTATTTTCTGTTTTTGGAGGGGTTTTATCCGTCCCCATAATAAAAAACATTTATCTCCAAAAAGATGAATTATTCAAGGCGGGAAATGATTATTTAATCCGCCCGCCCGGGGCCGTGACGGAAACTGAATTTTTAAATCGTTGTATAAGATGCGGTAAATGCATGCGCGTGTGTTTAGGAAACGCTCTCCATCCCGCATTAATTGAGGCGGGATTGGAGGGATTATGGTCTCCCATGCTTGTCCCGAGGTTAGGATATTGTGAATATAATTGCACGCTTTGCGGACAGGTTTGTCCTACACAGGCGATTAAAGAGTTAACTCTGGATGAGAAGAAAAAGAATATAATCGGCCTTGCGCATTTTGATAAAAACAGGTGTATTCCGTATGCGAGACGGACAAATTGCATGGTTTGCGAAGAGCACTGTCCCACATCTCCAAAGGCAATTGTTTTTGAAGAGACCAAAGAATTAACCAGAGAAGGTTATCCTATCAAGCTTCCCAGGGTTGTTGAGGATAAGTGCATCGGCTGCGGTATCTGCCAGAATAAGTGCCCGGTCCAGGGGAAAGGGGCGATCATTGTGACTAGGGAAAAAGGGATGAAATCCGGAGATTAA
- a CDS encoding diguanylate cyclase encodes MSGERKVKVLVVEDNNDHAFLVKRALEKTPEFFLVKVVDSVEKCLEEIQKGEFNIIISDYKLPGFTGLTLLSQLKKKNIDLPLVMLTGSGNEEIAVKAMKEGAYDYVIKEPDYFKTIPLVIRRALDRYRDKKEKERLEDEIKKKMLELEDVNKKLAILSITDGLTEIFNYRYLGEVLEKECERTKRIEGNISCIIIDVDFFKNINDKFGHQAGDYILQQLSKIFYKNLRRIDTIGRYGGDEFILILPETTAEGAETVSEKLRKLIENKVFVFEGNSIKVTISIGIASFKGEKLLTKELVIKLADDALYKAKNNGRNRIEVVSG; translated from the coding sequence ATGTCGGGAGAAAGAAAAGTAAAGGTTTTAGTTGTTGAAGATAATAATGACCACGCTTTTTTAGTTAAAAGAGCGTTAGAAAAAACACCTGAATTTTTTTTAGTTAAGGTAGTTGACAGCGTGGAGAAATGCCTTGAAGAGATTCAAAAAGGAGAATTTAATATTATAATAAGCGATTATAAATTGCCCGGTTTTACCGGACTGACATTATTGTCGCAATTAAAAAAGAAAAACATTGATCTGCCGTTAGTTATGCTTACAGGATCGGGGAATGAGGAGATAGCGGTAAAGGCAATGAAAGAAGGGGCTTATGACTATGTAATTAAAGAGCCGGATTATTTTAAGACTATACCGCTGGTTATAAGAAGGGCCTTGGACCGCTACAGGGATAAAAAAGAAAAAGAAAGATTGGAAGATGAGATTAAAAAGAAAATGCTGGAACTGGAGGATGTTAATAAAAAATTGGCCATTCTTTCGATAACAGACGGGCTTACAGAAATTTTTAATTACCGCTATTTGGGCGAGGTTTTGGAAAAAGAATGTGAAAGGACAAAACGTATTGAAGGCAATATTTCCTGCATAATTATAGATGTCGATTTTTTTAAAAATATTAATGATAAATTTGGGCACCAGGCCGGAGATTATATACTTCAGCAGCTTAGCAAGATATTTTATAAAAATCTCCGCCGGATTGATACTATAGGACGCTATGGGGGCGACGAGTTCATTTTAATTCTTCCTGAAACGACCGCGGAAGGAGCGGAAACCGTAAGTGAGAAATTAAGGAAATTGATTGAGAACAAGGTTTTTGTTTTTGAAGGAAACAGCATCAAGGTTACTATAAGTATCGGCATTGCTTCATTTAAGGGGGAGAAACTACTTACAAAAGAATTGGTTATAAAATTGGCAGATGATGCGCTATACAAGGCTAAAAACAACGGGCGCAACAGGATAGAAGTGGTGTCCGGTTAA